In Phyllostomus discolor isolate MPI-MPIP mPhyDis1 chromosome 3, mPhyDis1.pri.v3, whole genome shotgun sequence, a single genomic region encodes these proteins:
- the LOC114511863 gene encoding LOW QUALITY PROTEIN: S-formylglutathione hydrolase-like (The sequence of the model RefSeq protein was modified relative to this genomic sequence to represent the inferred CDS: inserted 2 bases in 1 codon), which yields MVLKQISSNKCFGGFQKVFEHDSVELSCKMKFVVYLPXKSGFHQAASELGLVVVAPDTSPRGCNIKGEGDSWDFGTGAGFYMDATEEPWKTNYRMYSYVMQELPQLISANFPVDLQRMSVFGHSMGGHGALVCALKNPGTYRSVSAFAPICNPVACPCGKKALSGYLGADQSKWKAYNATHLVNTYPGSQLYILIDQGKDDQFLSDGQLLPDNFIATCTDKKIPLVFRLQEGYDHSYYFIATFITKHIRHHAKYLNA from the exons ATGGTATTGAAACAGATTTCCAGCAACAAGTGCTTTGGTGgattccagaaagtttttgaacATGACAGTGTGGAACTGAGCTGCAAAATGAAATTCGTGGTCTACCTGCC GAAGTCCGGCTTCCACCAGGCCGCCTCCGAACTTGGACTTGTGGTCGTCGCTCCAGACACCAGCCCCCGCGGATGCAACATCAAAGGAGAGGGGGACAGCTGGGACTTCGGCACTGGGGCGGGGTTCTACATGGACGCCACCGAGGAGCCTTGGAAAACGAACTACCGGATGTACTCCTATGTGATGCAGGAGCTTCCCCAACTCATCAGTGCCAACTTTCCAGTGGACCTCCAAAGGATGTCTGTTTTCGGCCACTCCATGGGAGGCCACGGGGCCCTGGTTTGTGCTTTGAAGAACCCTGGGACATACAGATCTGTGTCAGCATTTGCTCCAATTTGCAATCCAGTGGCTTGTCCTTGCGGCAAAAAAGCCTTAAGTGGATATTTGGGAGCAGACCAAAGTAAGTGGAAGGCTTACAATGCTACCCACCTGGTGAATACCTATCCAGGGTCTCAGCTGTACATACTGATTGACCAGGGAAAAGATGACCAGTTTCTCTCTGACGGGCAGCTGCTGCCCGACAACTTCATAGCCACCTGTACAGACAAGAAAATCCCTCTCGTGTTCCGATTACAAGAGGGCTATGACCACAGCTACTACTTCATCGCCACCTTTATTACCAAGCACATCAGACACCACGCGAAATACCTGAATGCTTGA